The proteins below are encoded in one region of Amycolatopsis magusensis:
- a CDS encoding GNAT family N-acetyltransferase: protein MDLIDFSAIATEHATRLKAIDPLLPPPGELPDDQGVLTAEASGSAALGVLSCEKTPADAPGAQWRALVEHRLDLRLAGPDPGTALGLLLEKWQERLAESGTERGDWETAAVVIRPSRDSTGSGELLRHGFAPVRVVAVRPAERHGRGPRRTPGVAVRTATRKDVGNVVELLLELQHYDAQFGVATVRESTERALTAEVEEVLAKDEPLLWIAEVYGKALGVARVQLPPASDWSKIYVDQSGRPKLGYLTSLNVAEQARGTGVGTALAEHAHQVFDTEGVDLALLHHALANPRSTPFWYAQGYRPLWTYWYRRPAVR, encoded by the coding sequence GTGGACCTCATCGATTTTTCCGCCATCGCCACCGAACACGCCACTCGGCTCAAGGCCATCGACCCGCTGCTGCCCCCGCCGGGCGAGCTGCCGGACGACCAGGGCGTGCTGACCGCCGAAGCGAGCGGTTCCGCCGCGCTCGGGGTGCTCTCCTGCGAGAAGACCCCCGCCGACGCCCCCGGCGCGCAGTGGCGCGCCCTGGTCGAGCACCGCCTGGACCTGCGCCTGGCCGGTCCGGACCCGGGCACCGCACTGGGCCTGCTGCTGGAGAAGTGGCAGGAGCGCCTCGCCGAATCCGGGACCGAGCGCGGGGACTGGGAGACCGCGGCGGTCGTCATCCGCCCCAGCCGCGACTCGACCGGCTCCGGGGAGCTCCTGCGCCACGGCTTCGCGCCGGTGCGGGTGGTCGCCGTCCGCCCGGCGGAACGCCACGGCCGCGGGCCGCGGCGGACACCGGGGGTGGCCGTGCGCACGGCCACCCGCAAGGACGTCGGCAACGTCGTCGAACTGCTGCTGGAGCTGCAGCACTACGACGCGCAGTTCGGCGTCGCGACCGTGCGCGAGAGCACCGAGCGCGCGCTGACCGCCGAAGTCGAGGAAGTGCTCGCGAAGGACGAGCCGCTGCTGTGGATCGCCGAGGTGTACGGCAAGGCGCTCGGCGTGGCGCGGGTGCAGCTGCCGCCGGCGTCGGACTGGTCCAAGATCTACGTCGACCAGTCCGGGCGGCCGAAGCTCGGGTACCTGACCTCGCTGAACGTCGCCGAGCAGGCCCGCGGCACCGGCGTCGGCACCGCGCTGGCCGAGCACGCGCACCAGGTCTTCGACACCGAAGGCGTGGACCTCGCGCTGCTGCACCACGCGCTGGCGAACCCCCGATCGACCCCGTTCTGGTACGCGCAGGGTTACCGCCCGCTGTGGACCTACTGGTACCGCCGTCCCGCCGTGCGATAG
- a CDS encoding putative bifunctional diguanylate cyclase/phosphodiesterase has translation MPDSGGRTATPGPVPSTATDEAAVDERRFRVYTATVLTVGLLTAAVVSWWLPFEGSAMLWWITPVLALAFLLAEQLGINVDVRSGISWTISFTEIPLVIGFFIAPFEVVLVAHLIAGVGTLLARKVRGRVLYNAGAFLLEITGAFAVAGLVKFAVGGDGMPWVAALAGTLTAPLVSTLLALAAVRVLRRRMRVSTALRLTGRILVVGFVNSSVGLSGYLVIFHVPEAWPLVLAVFLGLTALYWAYSDLLREQRDMEALSDVSLMVARSGQQAAARPASRADDFGRGVDVVEWGAIAERIKDQLAAGRVVLRLRLEPTDAMRAVVSGDPLPAEDTTADDPLVRLPGAHVRHFRLTEANPEVRGALLDRGAQEALVVPLRSANQLLGIIEAHDRLSRWRGFGKSDVQLLGTMASHLATALDNRRLLATLRHDAYHDPLTGLLNRPGFRQVAREPLRERLGSVVLRIELDVFSTVSDALGYAWADRMVIAAGRRIRDTLGSDVPLARLEGASFAALIVERTPEQAHEIADRLRAELSAPYPVDRLTVEANAKVGYASPTPEEESADAVDVDALLQRADVAVRATRGGEEVRGYVPSMGQIFMRRFQMVTQFRQSVEDGQVSVHYQPKVTLPNRHVQGVEALVRWVHPEFGKLDPDEFVPAVEAAGLIGVLTEFVLEQSLRRVRKWLDEGLRISAAVNLSVRNLADEEFPRKVVEALDRFEVPPELLTFELTESGVMSDPQKALPILRELHSLGIVLAVDDFGTGYSSLAYLRQLPVDQVKIDKSFVLGMGTDLGDLAVVRSIVELGHSLGLTVVAEGVEDDVARDQLEAMGCDVAQGYLISRPLAEDRLEAWLLARTARSPGRHTETVLTLLT, from the coding sequence ATGCCGGACTCTGGTGGCAGAACCGCTACCCCCGGCCCGGTGCCTTCGACAGCCACGGACGAGGCGGCGGTCGACGAACGGCGATTCCGCGTCTACACCGCGACGGTACTGACCGTCGGCCTTCTCACCGCGGCGGTGGTCAGCTGGTGGCTGCCCTTCGAGGGCTCGGCGATGCTCTGGTGGATCACCCCGGTGCTGGCGCTGGCCTTCCTGCTCGCCGAACAGCTCGGCATCAACGTCGACGTCCGCAGCGGCATCTCCTGGACCATCTCCTTCACCGAGATCCCGCTGGTGATCGGCTTCTTCATCGCGCCGTTCGAAGTGGTGCTGGTGGCCCACCTGATCGCGGGCGTGGGCACCCTGCTGGCTCGCAAGGTACGCGGTCGCGTCCTCTACAACGCGGGCGCCTTCCTCCTGGAGATCACCGGCGCCTTCGCGGTCGCCGGGCTGGTCAAGTTCGCCGTCGGCGGCGACGGCATGCCGTGGGTCGCCGCGCTGGCGGGCACGCTGACCGCGCCGCTGGTCAGCACCCTGCTCGCGCTCGCCGCGGTCCGCGTGCTGCGCCGCCGGATGCGGGTCAGCACCGCGCTGCGGCTGACCGGCCGGATCCTGGTCGTCGGCTTCGTCAACTCCTCGGTCGGCCTGTCCGGCTACCTGGTGATCTTCCACGTGCCCGAGGCGTGGCCGCTGGTGCTGGCCGTGTTCCTCGGCCTGACCGCGCTCTACTGGGCCTACTCCGACCTGCTGCGCGAGCAGCGCGACATGGAGGCGCTGTCCGACGTGAGCCTGATGGTCGCGCGGTCCGGTCAGCAGGCGGCGGCCCGGCCGGCGAGCCGTGCCGACGACTTCGGCCGCGGCGTGGACGTCGTCGAGTGGGGCGCCATCGCCGAACGCATCAAGGACCAGCTCGCCGCCGGCCGCGTGGTGCTGCGGCTGCGGCTCGAGCCCACCGACGCCATGCGCGCGGTCGTCTCCGGCGACCCGCTGCCCGCCGAGGACACCACCGCCGACGACCCGCTGGTGCGCCTGCCCGGCGCGCACGTCCGGCACTTCCGGCTCACCGAAGCCAACCCCGAGGTGCGTGGCGCGCTGCTGGACCGCGGTGCGCAGGAGGCGCTCGTGGTGCCGTTGCGCAGCGCGAACCAGCTCCTCGGCATCATCGAGGCGCACGACCGGCTGTCCCGCTGGCGCGGGTTCGGCAAGTCCGACGTGCAGCTGCTCGGCACCATGGCCAGCCACCTCGCCACCGCGCTGGACAACCGCCGTCTGCTGGCCACCCTGCGCCACGACGCCTACCACGACCCGCTGACCGGCCTGCTCAACCGGCCCGGCTTCCGCCAGGTGGCCCGCGAGCCGCTGCGCGAACGCCTCGGCTCGGTGGTGCTCCGGATCGAGCTGGACGTCTTCTCCACGGTCAGCGACGCGCTCGGGTACGCCTGGGCCGACCGCATGGTCATCGCCGCGGGCCGCCGCATCCGGGACACCCTCGGCAGCGACGTGCCGCTGGCCCGGCTCGAAGGTGCCTCGTTCGCCGCGCTGATCGTCGAGCGCACGCCCGAGCAGGCGCACGAGATCGCCGACCGCCTGCGTGCCGAACTGTCCGCGCCCTACCCGGTCGACCGGCTGACCGTCGAAGCCAACGCCAAGGTCGGCTACGCCTCGCCGACGCCGGAGGAGGAGAGCGCGGACGCGGTCGACGTGGACGCCCTGCTCCAGCGCGCCGACGTGGCGGTGCGGGCCACCCGCGGCGGCGAAGAGGTCCGCGGCTACGTGCCGAGCATGGGCCAGATCTTCATGCGCCGCTTCCAGATGGTCACGCAGTTCCGCCAGTCCGTGGAGGACGGCCAGGTCAGCGTGCACTACCAGCCCAAGGTGACGCTGCCGAACCGGCACGTGCAGGGCGTGGAGGCACTCGTCCGCTGGGTGCACCCGGAGTTCGGCAAGCTCGACCCGGACGAGTTCGTGCCCGCGGTCGAGGCGGCCGGCCTGATCGGCGTGCTCACCGAGTTCGTGCTGGAGCAGTCGCTGCGGCGGGTGCGCAAGTGGCTCGACGAGGGCCTGCGGATCTCCGCGGCGGTCAACCTGTCCGTGCGGAACCTGGCCGACGAGGAGTTCCCGCGCAAGGTGGTCGAGGCGCTGGACCGCTTCGAGGTGCCGCCCGAACTGCTCACCTTCGAGCTGACCGAGTCCGGGGTGATGTCCGACCCGCAGAAGGCGCTGCCGATCCTGCGTGAGCTGCACTCGCTGGGCATCGTGCTGGCGGTGGACGACTTCGGCACCGGGTACTCGTCGCTGGCCTACCTGCGTCAGCTGCCGGTCGACCAGGTCAAGATCGACAAGAGCTTCGTGCTGGGCATGGGCACCGACCTCGGCGACTTGGCGGTGGTGCGGTCGATCGTCGAACTCGGCCATTCGCTGGGCCTGACGGTGGTCGCGGAGGGCGTCGAGGACGACGTCGCACGCGACCAGCTGGAGGCGATGGGCTGCGACGTGGCGCAGGGCTACCTCATCTCGCGCCCGCTCGCGGAGGACCGGCTGGAGGCGTGGCTGCTGGCCCGCACGGCCCGCTCGCCCGGACGGCACACCGAGACCGTGCTGACCCTCCTGACCTGA
- the rpmG gene encoding 50S ribosomal protein L33: MAATDVRPKITLACEECKHRNYITKKNRRNNPDRLEMKKFCPNCGTHRTHKETR; the protein is encoded by the coding sequence GTGGCTGCGACCGACGTGCGACCGAAGATCACGCTGGCGTGCGAAGAGTGCAAGCACCGCAACTACATCACCAAGAAGAACCGGCGCAACAACCCGGATCGCCTGGAGATGAAGAAGTTCTGCCCGAACTGCGGTACGCACCGGACCCACAAGGAGACCCGCTGA
- a CDS encoding S1 family peptidase: protein MKITTGRRRLAQSAVALLAGATAIGFLTPATAAAGVDGYAAEVADAAVASVTAKGLTEAQAKQLLNTQEARSTTLNTALGALGDRQAGGFFEADGTPVVNVLDATAAEQVAATGAVAKVVKHSAAQLESAQTALEAVPAVAHTSIGKDATTNQIVVTIADAAQGTDALLAEVGKLGDQVRVQHVAGEMTPAILNGEAITGGGSRCSAGFNTNKGGQNYIVDAGHCTGAVANWDGIGPSVEASFPGNDYGLIQNNSGDAPGAVTLWNGSSQPITSAGNATQGQEICKSGSTTNLTCGSVTATDVTVNYPQGAVDGLIQTSASVNSGDSGGCLFAGSVGVGITSGMGGGSSFFQPVTEALGAYGVTLN, encoded by the coding sequence ATGAAGATCACTACGGGACGGCGTCGCCTCGCCCAGTCCGCGGTCGCGCTGCTGGCCGGAGCCACGGCGATCGGTTTCCTCACCCCGGCCACCGCGGCCGCCGGAGTGGACGGCTACGCGGCCGAGGTCGCCGACGCCGCCGTCGCTTCGGTCACCGCGAAGGGCCTCACCGAAGCCCAGGCGAAGCAGTTGCTGAACACCCAGGAAGCCCGGTCGACGACGCTGAACACCGCGCTCGGCGCGCTCGGCGACCGCCAGGCCGGTGGGTTCTTCGAGGCCGACGGCACCCCGGTGGTGAACGTGCTCGACGCGACCGCCGCCGAGCAGGTCGCCGCGACCGGCGCGGTCGCCAAGGTGGTCAAGCACTCGGCGGCCCAGCTGGAGTCCGCGCAGACCGCGCTCGAGGCCGTGCCCGCGGTGGCCCACACCTCGATCGGCAAGGACGCCACGACCAACCAGATCGTGGTCACCATCGCCGACGCCGCCCAGGGCACCGACGCCCTGCTGGCCGAGGTCGGCAAGCTCGGTGACCAGGTCCGCGTGCAGCACGTGGCCGGTGAGATGACCCCGGCCATCCTCAACGGCGAGGCGATCACCGGCGGCGGGTCCCGCTGCTCGGCGGGCTTCAACACCAACAAGGGCGGCCAGAACTACATCGTCGACGCCGGGCACTGCACCGGCGCGGTGGCCAACTGGGACGGCATCGGCCCGTCGGTCGAGGCCAGCTTCCCCGGCAACGACTACGGCCTGATCCAGAACAACAGCGGCGACGCCCCCGGCGCGGTGACCCTGTGGAACGGCTCCAGCCAGCCGATCACCTCGGCCGGCAACGCCACCCAGGGCCAGGAGATCTGCAAGAGCGGCAGCACCACCAACCTGACCTGCGGCTCGGTCACCGCCACCGACGTGACGGTGAACTACCCGCAGGGCGCGGTGGACGGCCTGATCCAGACCAGCGCGAGCGTCAACTCCGGTGACTCGGGCGGCTGCCTGTTCGCCGGCAGCGTCGGCGTCGGCATTACCTCCGGCATGGGCGGTGGCAGCTCGTTCTTCCAGCCGGTCACCGAAGCCCTCGGTGCCTACGGCGTCACGCTCAACTGA
- a CDS encoding MaoC family dehydratase N-terminal domain-containing protein has translation MPLDPSFAGRVYPPSSAYEVSRVKIAEFADAIGDANALFRDPEAARAAGYPDVIAPPTFLTVVNLAAINVIVGDPELGLDYSRMVHGDQNFKHTRPVHAGDVLELTTHIDEIMTRAGNDFITLRADITDAAGQHVCTTRAQLVVRGEAA, from the coding sequence GTGCCTCTGGACCCCTCGTTCGCCGGCCGGGTGTACCCGCCGAGCAGCGCCTACGAAGTCAGCCGGGTGAAGATCGCCGAGTTCGCCGACGCGATCGGTGACGCCAATGCCCTCTTCCGCGACCCCGAAGCCGCGCGTGCGGCGGGCTACCCCGACGTGATCGCGCCGCCGACCTTCCTCACCGTGGTCAACCTCGCCGCGATCAACGTAATCGTCGGCGACCCGGAGCTGGGCCTGGACTACTCGCGCATGGTCCACGGCGACCAGAACTTCAAGCACACCCGCCCGGTGCACGCGGGCGACGTGCTCGAGCTGACCACGCACATCGACGAGATCATGACCCGCGCGGGCAACGACTTCATCACCCTGCGCGCGGACATCACCGACGCCGCCGGGCAGCACGTGTGCACCACGCGCGCCCAGCTGGTCGTCCGAGGGGAGGCCGCGTGA
- a CDS encoding MaoC family dehydratase — protein MSTFTAGEELPPLSVRVTREQLVRYAGASLDFNPIHWNEEFARSVGLPDVIGHGMLTMALGARMITDWLGDPGRLAEYFTRFTRPVVVPNDTEGALVEFSAKVAKVNEDGTARVDVTAKFDGKSVLGKAQAIVRP, from the coding sequence GTGAGCACGTTCACCGCGGGCGAGGAACTGCCGCCGCTGTCCGTCCGGGTGACCCGCGAACAGTTGGTCCGCTACGCCGGGGCGTCACTGGACTTCAACCCGATCCACTGGAACGAGGAGTTCGCCAGGTCGGTCGGCCTGCCGGACGTGATCGGCCACGGCATGCTCACCATGGCGCTGGGCGCCCGGATGATCACCGACTGGCTAGGCGACCCCGGCAGGCTCGCGGAGTACTTCACCCGGTTCACCCGCCCGGTCGTGGTACCAAACGACACCGAGGGCGCGCTGGTGGAGTTCAGCGCCAAGGTGGCCAAGGTCAACGAGGACGGCACCGCCCGCGTCGACGTGACCGCGAAGTTCGACGGAAAGTCGGTACTCGGCAAGGCTCAAGCCATCGTCCGTCCCTGA
- a CDS encoding SGNH/GDSL hydrolase family protein yields MAKNGGGCLLVVVVLAAAVGFGYYKTQNGGSEAAPAPPGSEIGGGTGRYVALGDSYTSSPKTGKQAGEPGGCARSDNNYPHLVAAEINPAEFADVSCSGAVTASITGSQKTSNGTNPPQLNAVNAATTLVTLGIGGNDVGFIGFAGECVAGSPNAAPCKEKFTAGGKDQLAAKIDATGKKVADLLKKIRGKAPKAKIIVVGYPTVLPDGEGCWPALPVGVPDVAYLRDALGDLNQTLSDTADKNDAGFADTAAPTKGHDVCTNPGTRWVEGLVATSPAIGLHPNAKGQQAMAEAVQKVVS; encoded by the coding sequence GTGGCGAAAAATGGCGGCGGTTGCCTGCTGGTGGTAGTGGTGCTCGCGGCGGCCGTCGGGTTCGGCTACTACAAGACGCAGAACGGCGGCTCGGAGGCGGCTCCGGCGCCGCCGGGGTCCGAGATCGGCGGGGGCACCGGGCGCTACGTGGCGCTCGGTGACTCCTACACCTCCTCGCCGAAGACCGGGAAGCAGGCGGGCGAACCGGGGGGCTGCGCCCGGTCCGACAACAACTACCCGCACCTGGTCGCCGCGGAGATCAACCCCGCGGAATTCGCCGACGTCAGCTGTAGCGGCGCGGTGACCGCCTCGATCACCGGCTCGCAGAAGACCAGCAACGGCACGAACCCGCCGCAGCTCAACGCGGTCAACGCGGCGACGACCCTGGTCACGCTGGGCATCGGCGGCAACGACGTCGGGTTCATCGGGTTCGCCGGTGAGTGCGTCGCCGGCTCGCCGAACGCCGCGCCCTGCAAGGAGAAGTTCACCGCGGGCGGCAAGGACCAGCTGGCCGCGAAGATCGACGCCACCGGCAAGAAGGTCGCCGACCTGCTGAAGAAGATCCGCGGCAAGGCACCGAAGGCGAAGATCATCGTGGTCGGCTACCCGACCGTGCTGCCCGACGGCGAGGGCTGCTGGCCCGCCCTGCCGGTCGGCGTGCCGGACGTGGCCTACCTGCGCGACGCGCTCGGCGACCTCAACCAGACCCTCTCCGACACCGCCGACAAGAACGACGCCGGCTTCGCCGACACGGCGGCCCCCACCAAGGGCCACGACGTCTGCACGAACCCCGGCACGCGCTGGGTGGAGGGCCTGGTGGCCACCTCACCCGCGATCGGCCTGCACCCCAATGCGAAGGGCCAGCAGGCGATGGCCGAGGCCGTGCAGAAGGTGGTCAGCTAG
- a CDS encoding GntR family transcriptional regulator has product MLVRIDPSSPLPLFEQVAAAVRRALADGDLALGEQLPPARELAASLEINIHTVLRAYAVLRDEGLIDLRRRRGAVVIAGAEERARLSALVGDLITEAKRLGLDADELTRTIKERYS; this is encoded by the coding sequence ATGTTGGTCCGCATCGATCCGTCCTCCCCGTTGCCGCTGTTCGAGCAGGTCGCGGCGGCGGTCCGGCGTGCGCTCGCCGACGGCGACCTCGCCCTCGGCGAGCAGTTGCCGCCCGCGCGGGAGCTGGCGGCCTCACTGGAAATCAACATCCACACGGTCCTGCGCGCCTACGCGGTACTGCGCGACGAGGGCCTCATCGACCTGCGGCGCCGGCGCGGCGCGGTGGTCATCGCGGGCGCCGAGGAACGCGCCCGGCTGTCAGCACTGGTGGGCGACCTCATCACCGAGGCCAAGCGGCTCGGCCTCGACGCCGACGAGCTCACCCGGACGATCAAGGAGCGCTACTCGTGA
- a CDS encoding TIGR03619 family F420-dependent LLM class oxidoreductase, which translates to MRLGIGLPHYGAHADPAGIAAFAAHAEKVGYDSLWVGDRVLTPLEPSDLYPGGTPERPYPPQFTRYFDPLVALTVAATATERIRLGSSTLIGTLHTPVLLARTLTSIDLVSRGRLDVGLGIGWMRSEYAAAGVPWAARGRRLDELMDALVAMWTGDPVAHDGPLWQIPPSRVDLRPVQRPHPPLLLGAQTDAALERVGRKADGWLPAGRPFDVMARQWDVIRAAAERAGRDPGVLRRILRLNPRPGTTLTDVATQLSAAREAGIEEAFVDLHFITGDVAEATDRADELFAMAAGS; encoded by the coding sequence ATGCGGCTCGGCATCGGCCTGCCGCACTACGGCGCCCACGCCGACCCGGCGGGCATCGCCGCCTTCGCGGCGCACGCCGAAAAGGTCGGCTACGACTCCCTGTGGGTGGGCGACCGGGTGCTGACGCCGCTGGAGCCCAGCGACCTCTACCCGGGCGGCACCCCGGAGCGGCCGTACCCACCGCAGTTCACCAGGTATTTCGACCCCCTGGTGGCGCTGACCGTGGCGGCGACCGCCACCGAGCGGATCCGGCTCGGCAGCAGCACGCTGATCGGCACCCTGCACACCCCCGTCCTGCTCGCGCGCACGCTGACCTCGATCGACCTGGTCAGCCGCGGACGGCTGGACGTGGGCCTCGGCATCGGCTGGATGCGCTCGGAGTACGCGGCGGCGGGCGTGCCGTGGGCGGCGCGGGGCCGGCGGCTCGACGAACTGATGGACGCGCTGGTGGCCATGTGGACCGGCGACCCGGTGGCGCACGACGGGCCGCTGTGGCAGATCCCGCCGTCCCGGGTGGACCTGCGTCCCGTGCAGCGCCCGCACCCGCCGCTGCTGCTCGGCGCCCAGACCGACGCCGCGCTGGAGCGGGTCGGCCGCAAGGCGGACGGCTGGCTCCCCGCCGGACGGCCGTTCGACGTGATGGCACGGCAATGGGACGTGATCCGCGCCGCCGCGGAACGCGCCGGTCGCGACCCCGGCGTGCTGCGGCGGATCCTGCGCCTGAACCCGCGTCCGGGCACGACGCTGACCGACGTGGCCACCCAGCTCTCCGCCGCGCGCGAGGCGGGGATCGAAGAGGCCTTCGTCGACCTGCACTTCATCACCGGCGATGTCGCCGAAGCCACCGACCGCGCCGACGAGCTGTTCGCCATGGCGGCTGGTTCCTGA
- a CDS encoding pyridoxal phosphate-dependent aminotransferase produces the protein MTTSGRISARIAGINPSATLAVDAKAKALKAQGRPVIGFGAGQPDFPTPDYVVEAAAAAVHDRANHGYTAAAGLPELREAIAAKTLRDSGLEVEAAQTLVTNGGKQAVYSAFATLLDPGDEVLLPAPYWTTYPESITLAGGVPVQVTADESTGYLVSVAQLEAARTPRTKVLLFNSPSNPTGAVYPREQVEAIGRWALEHGIWVVADEIYEHLVYDGVKAESLPVVVPEMADRTLVLNGVAKTYSMTGWRVGWLVGPADVIKAAASYQSHLCGNVANVSQRAALAAVAGPLDAVARMRESFDQRRRTIVSMLSAIPGVDCPTPEGAFYAYPSVKSLLGKEIRGERPADTVQLADLLLREAEVAAVPGEAFGTPGYFRFSYALAEDELVEGITRVARLLGEAK, from the coding sequence ATGACCACCAGCGGCCGGATCTCGGCCAGGATCGCCGGCATCAACCCCTCCGCCACCCTGGCCGTGGACGCCAAGGCCAAGGCGCTCAAGGCGCAGGGCAGGCCGGTGATCGGCTTCGGCGCCGGTCAACCCGATTTCCCCACCCCGGATTACGTGGTCGAAGCGGCCGCCGCGGCGGTGCATGATCGCGCCAACCATGGCTACACCGCGGCCGCCGGCCTGCCCGAACTGCGTGAGGCGATCGCGGCGAAGACCCTGCGCGACTCCGGGCTCGAGGTGGAGGCCGCGCAGACGCTGGTGACCAACGGCGGCAAGCAGGCGGTCTACTCGGCCTTCGCCACCCTGCTCGATCCCGGCGACGAGGTGCTGCTGCCCGCGCCGTACTGGACCACCTACCCCGAATCGATCACCCTGGCGGGTGGCGTTCCGGTGCAGGTGACCGCCGACGAGTCGACCGGCTACCTGGTCAGCGTGGCGCAGCTGGAGGCCGCGCGGACGCCGCGGACGAAGGTGCTGCTGTTCAACTCGCCGTCGAACCCGACCGGCGCGGTCTACCCGCGTGAGCAGGTCGAAGCGATCGGGCGCTGGGCGCTCGAACACGGCATCTGGGTGGTCGCGGACGAGATCTACGAGCACCTGGTCTACGACGGCGTGAAGGCGGAGTCGCTGCCGGTGGTGGTGCCGGAGATGGCCGACCGCACGCTGGTGCTGAACGGCGTCGCGAAGACCTACTCGATGACCGGCTGGCGGGTCGGGTGGCTGGTCGGGCCCGCCGACGTGATCAAGGCGGCCGCGAGCTACCAGTCGCACCTGTGCGGCAACGTGGCCAACGTTTCGCAGCGCGCGGCGCTGGCGGCGGTGGCCGGGCCGCTGGACGCGGTGGCACGCATGCGGGAGTCGTTCGACCAGCGGCGTCGCACGATCGTGTCGATGCTGTCGGCGATCCCCGGCGTCGACTGCCCGACGCCGGAGGGTGCCTTCTACGCGTATCCATCGGTGAAATCCCTTCTGGGCAAGGAAATCCGCGGCGAACGACCGGCCGACACGGTGCAGCTGGCCGACCTGCTCCTGCGTGAGGCCGAGGTCGCCGCGGTGCCGGGCGAGGCGTTCGGCACGCCCGGGTACTTCCGGTTCTCCTACGCACTGGCCGAGGACGAGCTGGTCGAGGGCATCACGCGGGTCGCGCGGCTGCTCGGTGAGGCGAAGTGA
- the secE gene encoding preprotein translocase subunit SecE, with amino-acid sequence MSEDGEKDQEKEPKRPSRPVTAAARRERRASARPAGKAGAAKSEEDGDKTRPAGKASDAKAKPTPKRDRKEKQASPIKRLGRFIREVWSELRKVIWPTRKQMVTYTAVVLVFLAFMVALVFGLDLVFHEAIGAVFGN; translated from the coding sequence GTGAGCGAGGACGGCGAGAAGGACCAGGAGAAGGAGCCGAAGCGCCCTTCTCGTCCGGTCACCGCCGCGGCTCGGCGTGAGCGTCGCGCCTCCGCCCGGCCAGCCGGCAAGGCAGGCGCGGCCAAGTCCGAAGAGGACGGGGACAAGACCCGGCCGGCGGGCAAGGCGTCCGACGCCAAGGCCAAGCCGACGCCGAAGCGTGATCGCAAGGAGAAGCAGGCCTCTCCGATCAAGCGGCTCGGCCGCTTCATCCGCGAGGTGTGGTCGGAGCTGCGGAAGGTCATCTGGCCGACCCGTAAGCAGATGGTCACCTACACCGCGGTGGTGCTGGTCTTCCTGGCCTTCATGGTGGCCCTGGTCTTCGGCCTGGACCTCGTGTTCCACGAGGCCATCGGTGCCGTATTCGGCAACTGA
- the nusG gene encoding transcription termination/antitermination protein NusG encodes MTSDNGTGSGQELTDLSDAQVVEAVDGADTADSDDDATEPVEADSSDEPAEDAAATEPAEEAEELQEPEADEDEDPVAKLRAELRAAPGEWYVVHSYAGYENKVKTNLETRTQTLDVEEYIFQIEVPTEEVTEIKNGQRKQVQRKVLPGYILVRMELNDASWSAVRNTPGVTGFVGATSRPSPLTIDEVLKFLAPQVEKAAPAKSKGESATTEAPLGGGTVEVDFEVGESVTVMDGPFATLPATISEVNADGQKLKVLVSIFGRETPVELSFNQVSKI; translated from the coding sequence GTGACCTCCGACAACGGCACAGGCAGCGGTCAGGAGCTGACCGACCTTTCCGACGCGCAGGTGGTCGAGGCCGTCGACGGTGCGGACACCGCCGACAGCGACGACGACGCCACCGAGCCGGTAGAGGCGGACAGCTCCGACGAGCCGGCCGAAGACGCGGCGGCCACGGAACCGGCCGAAGAGGCCGAGGAGCTCCAGGAGCCCGAAGCCGACGAGGACGAGGACCCGGTCGCCAAGCTGCGCGCGGAACTCCGCGCCGCGCCCGGCGAGTGGTACGTGGTGCACTCGTACGCGGGTTACGAGAACAAGGTCAAGACCAACCTCGAGACCCGTACCCAGACGCTGGACGTCGAGGAGTACATCTTCCAGATCGAGGTGCCCACCGAAGAGGTCACCGAGATCAAGAACGGCCAGCGCAAGCAGGTGCAGCGCAAGGTGCTGCCCGGCTACATCCTGGTCCGGATGGAGCTGAACGACGCTTCCTGGAGCGCGGTCCGCAACACCCCTGGGGTCACCGGTTTCGTCGGCGCCACCTCGCGCCCGTCGCCGCTGACCATCGACGAGGTGCTGAAGTTCCTCGCGCCGCAGGTCGAGAAGGCCGCCCCGGCCAAGAGCAAGGGCGAGTCCGCGACGACGGAGGCCCCGCTCGGCGGCGGTACCGTGGAGGTGGACTTCGAGGTCGGCGAGTCGGTCACGGTGATGGACGGCCCGTTCGCCACCCTGCCCGCCACGATCAGCGAAGTGAACGCCGACGGGCAGAAGCTGAAGGTCCTGGTGTCGATCTTCGGCCGGGAGACCCCGGTCGAGCTGTCGTTCAACCAGGTCTCCAAGATCTGA